A region from the Peromyscus leucopus breed LL Stock chromosome 9, UCI_PerLeu_2.1, whole genome shotgun sequence genome encodes:
- the Lrrc18 gene encoding leucine-rich repeat-containing protein 18: MAKGGKGPKGKKITLNVAKNCIKITFDGKKRLDLSKMGITTFPKCILRLNEVDELDLSRNLIRKIPDSISKFQNLRWLDLHSNYIDKLPESIGQMTSLLFLNISNNRLTTNGLPVELNQLKNIRTLNLGLNHLDSVPTTLGALKELHEVGLHDNLLSTIPGSIAKLPKLKKLNVKRNPFPKSDESEMFVDSIKRLENLYLVDEKDLCTTCLQKCQQARDKLNKIKSMAPSTPRKAIFSNLVSPNSMAKDSQEDWRLSSASIS, from the exons ATGGCTAAGGGTGGGAAAGGCCCCAAGGGCAAAAAGATCACCCTCAATGTGGCCAAGAATTGCATCAAAATCACCTTTGATGGGAAAAAACGCCTTGATCTGAGCAAGATGGGAATCACCACCTTCCCCAAGTGTATCCTGCGTCTCAACGAGGTTGATGAGCTCGACCTTAGCCGGAATCTGATCAGGAAGATTCCTGACTCCATCTCCAAGTTTCAGAACCTGCGATGGCTAGACCTGCACAGCAACTACATTGATAAGCTCCCTGAGTCCATAGGCCAGATGACCTCTCTGCTCTTTCTCAACATCAGTAACAACAGACTGACCACCAATGGGCTGCCCGTGGAACTGAACCAGCTCAAGAACATCCGCACCTTGAATCTTGGCCTCAACCACCTGGACAGTGTGCCCACCACACTGGGGGCACTGAAGGAGCTCCATGAGGTAGGGCTACATGACAACCTGCTGAGTACCATCCCTGGCAGTATCGCCAAGCTCCCCAAGCTGAAGAAGCTCAACGTAAAGAGGAACCCCTTTCCAAAGTCAGATGAGTCAGAAATGTTCGTCGACTCCATCAAAAGGCTGGAAAACCTCTATCTGGTCGATGAGAAGGATCTGTGCACAACTTGCCTGCAAAAATGCCAACAGGCCAGGGACAAGCTGAACAAGATCAAGAGCATGGCCCCCTCGACACCAAGAAAGGCCATCTTTTCCAATTTGGTTTCACCCAACTCAATGGCCAAGGATTCCCAGGAAGATTGGAG GTTGAGCTCAGCATCCATCTCCTAG